A genomic window from Silene latifolia isolate original U9 population chromosome 11, ASM4854445v1, whole genome shotgun sequence includes:
- the LOC141614001 gene encoding uncharacterized protein LOC141614001, translating into MLQELNIPTGFIALIKECVTTATYTLNLNEDSFGWFKGQRGLRKGDPLSPLLFTICMEYLTILLAYTTSTMKFRFYPLCKSMKLSSLMFADDLLLFSKGDVDSIMILLRTFSTFSQALGLQMSRGKSNVYFNGVYSEVRREIVQVSGCIEGKLPFKYLGVPIKPSKLSIKDCQPLIDKVLDRIRQLGTKKLSYAGRLVLIKAVYRTLHSYWASIFIIPKAVLLKIEASAAELSGMEGLRTEWENYNPPQDASWTWKKVCKLKKEFQPAYHQNKWAMVPGKEYTIKKGYRWLRQNSQDVSCLDSSCCICAQEEESPRHLFFQSAIWQRVLQRIQEWTGVTMSDANTQNWWQHKRFTRLENGILNSILNAAMYYIWKQRNASRHEGVIISPGRCVVMIQGDIRNRIRQQLQGTMSRKDKHWIEKIMQ; encoded by the exons ATGCTGCAGGAATTAAATATCCCAACTGGTTTTATTGCTCTCATTAAGGAATGTGTTACAACTGCAACTTACACCTTGAATCTGAATGAGGATAGCTTTGGCTGGTTTAAGGGACAAAGAGGATTAAGGAAAGGAGATCCTTTGTCCCCCCTGCTCTTTACAATTTGTATGGAATATCTTACCATATTACTAGCCTACACTACCTCTACAATGAAGTTCAGGTTTTACCCTCTTTGCAAATCTATGAAACTGAGCAGcttaatgtttgcagatgatttgttGCTTTTTTCTAAAGGGGATGTGGACTCCATTATGATACTGCTACGTACTTTCTCAACCTTTTCACAAGCATTAGGACTTCAGATGAGTAGGGGAAAATCGAATGTGTACTTTAATGGAGTATACAGTGAAGTCAGAAGAGAAATAGTACAGGTTTCAGGATGCATTGAAGGCAAACTACCATTCAAATACCTTGGTGTGCCCATTAAACCATCTAAACTATCAATCAAAGACTGCCAACCACTGATTGATAAAGTTTTGGATAGAATAAGACAACTAGGGACCAAAAAACTCTCGTATGCTGGGAGACTGGTGTTGATAAAAGCAGTATATAGAACCTTACACTCGTACTGGGCTTCAATTTTCATTATTCCAAAGGCAGTGCTCCTCAAAATTGAAGCGTCTGCTGCAGAACTTTCGGGCATGGAGGGACTGA GGACAGAATGGGAGAACTATAACCCTCCCCAGGATGCCAGTTGGACTTGGAAAAAGGTTTGCAAATTGAAGAAGGAGTTTCAGCCAGCATATCACCAGAATAAATGGGCAATGGTACCAGGCAAGGAATATACTATCAAAAAGGGATATAGATGGTTAAGGCAAAACAGCCAGGATGTAAGCTG CCTTGACAGCAGCTGTTGTATATGTGCTCAAGAGGAAGAGTCACCTCGTCATCTCTTCTTCCAAAGTGCAATCTGGCAGAGAGTTCTTCAGAGAATACAGGAATGGACGGGAGTGACTATGTCTGATGCCAATACTCAGAATTGGTGGCAACACAAGAGATTCACTAGATTGGAGAATGGGATATTGAATAGTATCCTCAATGCTGCCATGTACTATATTTGGAAACAAAGAAATGCGAGCAGGCATGAGGGTGTTATAATCAGCCCTGGCAGATGTGTGGTAATGATACAAGGGGATATCAGGAACAGGATTAGGCAACAGTTGCAGGGTACAATGTCCAGGAAGGATAAGCATTGGATTGAGAAGATAATGCAATAG
- the LOC141614002 gene encoding uncharacterized protein LOC141614002 gives MKFRFHPLCKSLKLSSLMFADDLLLFSKGDVGSIMILLRTFSTFSHASGLQMSRGKSNVYFNGVASEIRREIVQVSGCIEGKLPFKYLGVPIKPAKLSIKDCQPLIDKVFERIRQLGTKKLSYAGRLVLIKAVYRTLHSYWASIFIIPKAVLLKIEAICRNFLWHGGTEYARTPTVAWSKLCTNQKDGGLGLRDEYSWNKAAVGKLVWWIQAHPSKLWVQWVHAVYLKGQEWEDYNPPQDASWTWKKVCKLKQEFQPAYHQNEWTMVPGKEYTIKKGYSWLRPPTQAVSWSHIVWTKWSIPKHSFIAWLHYQQGFNTKDKLYRLGIVPDKNLTICAQEEESPSHLFFRVNIAENYSESSEWTGVVMSIANTREWWHRRFTRLKIGVLNSILNATMYYIWNQRNASRHENVLLSPGRCVVMIKADIRNRIQQQLQGTVSRKDKHWIEKLLH, from the coding sequence ATGAAGTTCAGATTCCATCCCCTTTGCAAATCATTGAAATTGAGTAGCTTAATGTTTGCAGACGATTTGCTGCTCTTCTCTAAAGGGGATGTGGGTTCCATTATGATCTTGCTGCGCACTTTCTCAACCTTTTCTCATGCATCAGGTCTTCAGATGAGTAGGGGGAAGtcaaatgtgtattttaatggaGTAGCTAGTGAAATCAGAAGGGAAATAGTTCAGGTTTCAGGATGCATTGAAGGCAAACTACCTTTCAAATACCTTGGAGTGCCAATTAAACCTGCTAAGTTATCAATCAAGGACTGCCAACCTTTGATTGATAAAGTTTTTGAGAGGATAAGACAGCTGGGAACCAAAAAACTATCGTATGCTGGGAGACTGGTGTTGATAAAAGCAGTATATAGAACTCTTCACTCTTACTGGGCATCTATTTTCATCATTCCCAAGGCAGTGCTCCTTAAAATTGAAGCAATATGCAGGAATTTCTTGTGGCATGGAGGGACTGAATATGCTAGGACTCCTACTGTTGCCTGGTCGAAGCTTTGCACTAATCAGAAGGACGGAGGACTTGGCCTGAGAGATGAGTACAGTTGGAACAAAGCAGCAGTTGGGAAACTGGTCTGGTGGATTCAGGCTCACCCCTCCAAACTTTGGGTGCAATGGGTACATGCTGTCTATCTTAAGGGGCAAGAATGGGAGGATTATAACCCACCTCAGGATGCCAGTTGGACGTGGAAGAAAGTCTGTAAATTGAAGCAGGAGTTTCAGCCAGCATACCACCAGAATGAATGGACTATGGTACCAGGTAAGGAGTACACTATCAAGAAGGGGTATAGCTGGTTAAGGCCACCCACTCAGGCTGTAAGTTGGTCTCATATTGTTTGGACTAAATGGTCCATTCCCAAACATAGCTTTATAGCCTGGCTGCATTACCAGCAAGGGTTTAATACCAAAGACAAGTTATACAGGCTTGGTATTGTCCCCGATAAGAATCTAACTATTTGTGCTCAAGAGGAAGAGTCACCATCTCACCTCTTCTTTCGTGTCAATATAGCAGAGAATTATTCAGAGAGTTCAGAATGGACAGGAGTGGTTATGTCGATTGCCAATACACGAGAATGGTGGCACAGGAGGTTCACGAGGCTGAAGATTGGGGTACTGAATAGTATTCTCAATGCTACTATGTACTATATCTGGAACCAGAGAAATGCAAGCAGGCATGAGAATGTTCTACTCAGCCCAGgcaggtgtgtggtgatgataAAAGCAGACATCAGGAACAGGATTCAGCAACAGTTGCAGGGTACAGTGTCAAGGAAAGATAAGCATTGGATTGAGAAATTACTGCACTAG